The genome window TGTTCGGCGGCATCGGCGGCATCGGCGGCCTCCGCAGGGAGCGGCTCACCACCCTCACCGGGACCACCCGGGCCACCGGGCGTCGGCTCGAAGGCAACCCACCCGCGACCGTCGACGAGGATCTCCGGCCAGGCGTGCAGGTCCTTCGCCGCCACCGACCGCGAGCCGCCCCCGCCGGTGTCGGAGCCGTAGCCGACCGCGAGCCGGGTGGGGATCCCCAGCGACCGCGCCATCACCGCGAAGGTGGACGCGAAGTGCACGCAGAATCCGTGCCGTTGGCTGATCAGCCCCTCCATGACCGCGTACGTGTCCGTCGGGTCATCGCCCGGTGTGTACGGCATCTCCCCGTCATAGGTGAACCCGGCGGTCTGGAACCACTGCTCCAGGGCGTACCCGACCTGCAGCCGGTCGGCCGGGTCAGCCTGCACCGACGCCAGTGCCTCACCCGTCGCGTCCGCGATCGACGTCGGAACCTGCCCGGGCAGTTCGAGGTAGGGGGAGACATCGGTCCCGGAGGTGTCCACCGACGGAGTCGCCGGGTCGAGGTTTCCGAGTGTCGTGGACAGCAACGGCTGGGCGTCGACCACGTACCGGTCACCGTCGCGGGTGACCGCGGTGTCCGCCTTGGCCGTCGCTGAGTCCCGCATCCAGATCCACTTCGAGGGGTCGAAGTTATTCGTCTCGGTGTCCTGCCCTTCCCCGGCGTCACCGGAGGTCCCCGCCACCGGCACGTCCTCCGGCACGGTGACGCGCTGCGTCCCCTGTGGCAACGGCAGCCATTCACTGCGCAGCCCGTCGAGCGTGATGTCCACCGACTGCGTCGTTCCAAGGTCACCGGGCCGGGGATCGACGACGGTAAGCCCGTCCGGGTCTGCCGTCTCCTCGGTCAACCAGCGTCCGTCTCCGAACTCGGCGAGCGTGGCGAGCGCGAAGTAGTAGGTGCCGGGCTCCGCCACGGTGTACTGGAACACCCGGGAACTGCTCTGTTCCTGCAGGTCGTGGGCGAGCGTCACCATGACGTCCGGCACCGAACTGTTCACCGGGGACATCACCACCGCCGGGTTCCACGCCCGGTCCGGGTGCTGCGGCATCGCGGAAACCACCAGCAGTGTCGCCACAGTCGCCAGGGCGGCCGTGGCGAGCCCGCCGACGGAGAACCGGGGGGTCGCCACCCACGCGAGCAGCGCCAGCAGGACGACCGCGACGAGCACCGGCCACCGGTCCACAGCCACGCCGGTCGCCGCCGGTGAGACGAGGAGCAGCAGGGACAGGACGCCACCCGCGGCGAAGGGCGCGCCGATCCCGGCGACGACCGTGCCCACCGCCATCGCCACGAGCAGACCGGTGGTGAGGAGGACATCCTCCACCGCGCCGGTGGCAGGGAGAGGGGTTGCCGCGGTATTGACGGTGTGGGCGGCGGCCTCGAACATCGTGCCGGGGCCGGTGAGCCACTCACCCGCCCGACCGTTGCCCACGAGTGCCAGTGCCCAGGCTGCGATACCGGCGAGATTTCCGGTGGCCAGGGCCAGGTTCTCCCGGCCTGGTGGGAGGAGGGCGGTGGCGATCGGGGGTGCGGCCACGGCCACCACGCTGACCAACGACAGCGTCCACTGCCATCGCCCGGGGGCGAAGACGGTGGTCAGCGACTGAAGGACCACCACGGACAACAGGGCCAGGAGGAGCGCCGACAGCAGCAGACGGGTCCGGGACAGGACGCGGGGGGTCATCGGCGGCCTCCCGACGCCCGGGACGCCACCGGCTGCGGCACTTGCTGCGGCACTTGCTGCACCACCTGCTGCGGGGTGCCGACAGCCACGGTGCCCCCGGAGACCGTCACCAGGTCGCCGGTGAATCCGGTGGCCGCCAACCCGTCAGCCAGGGCATCGGTGAATACCCCGGTGACGACGACATCCGCACCGCCCTCCGGAACGACGACGGTGCCCGCCGCCGACCCGGCATCCAACCCGCCATCCACCCCAACATCCGGCACGGTCCCCACGACCGCGAGGTATTCGCGGACCGCGTCCTCGTCGGTACACGGTCCCACCGCACTGTCGGGGTGCCCGGCGCAGTGCAGGATGACACGGTAGCCCTCCTCCAGCAGCCGGTCGGCGATCGTCACCGTCGCGCTCACCGCGATTTCAAAGGACGCCGCGTCCGGATGCTCCCCGGCACCCGCGGCAAGCATGACGTGGGCATCCGCGATCTCGGCGGACTCGTACTGATTGACCAGCAGTTTGCCCAGCCGGGCACTCTGTTTCCAGTGCACCTGACTGACCGGGTCGCCGTAGCGGAAATCGCGGACCGACCCGGCCGGGGAACCGGAGGGCGTGGCGGTCACCGGCCCGGACTCCACCCCGGCACCGGCCTGTCGCGCCACCGGACCCGGCACCTCCGCCGGAACATCGTCCAGCGCGCGGGGAACGACGAGGATCTCGTGGCCTTTCATCACCTGCACCCGACGTCGGGCCAGCCCGAGGGGGCCGGGGAACTCCACGGTCGCCACACCACACCACTGCACACCGCGGCGTGCCGGCCGGAACTGGACGGGGGTCTCCGCCAACCCCGACCGCGCCGTGGCGGCAACGGTATCGAGGATGCCCATCTGCCGGTCAAGCGCCCACCCGAGCCGCACCCGCACCCGCCAGCGCGCGGAGACGACCACCGGGCAGACGACCGGCTCACCGACAGTCACGGTGGACGCCGGCACCCGCACCGTCACCTGCACCCGGGACAGCACCGCCACACTGAGCACCGTCACCAGGGAGAACACCACCATCACCGCGGGCAGCACCATGAGGTAGCGCAGGTCCTGAAGCTCCAGGACCTGCCACGCCACCCCGGCCACCGCGGCACCGATAAGGAATCCCCAGCCTCGGGCGGTCAGGCCGACCGGGGCGGCAACCGGAAACGTCATCGCGATCCTGGCAGTCCGGTCGCCGCGACGATCCCCGACACGAGCTGCACCGCAGTGGCGTAGGCGTCCTCGACCGTGCGGTACCGGCCTGCCAGGGTCAGCCGGTGCGGCAGCACGGTCGATGCAAGTGCCGCCACATCGTCCGGGATGACGTAGGGCCGACCCTGCACCGCCGCCCGGGCGCGTGCGGCCCGGATGAGGTGCAGTGTGGCCCGCGGGCTGGCGCCCAGGGCGATGTCCGGGTGGTTCCGGGTCGCCGCGACAATATCGACGGTGTAGCGGGCCACCGGGTCACCGACCTCAACGGCGCGGACGACCTGCTGCGCGGCGAGGACGTCAGCGACACTGACGACCGGGCGGATCTCGTCCTCGGGGCGGCGTCCGCCCTGGGACAGCACCATCTCCACCTCGGCGTCCTTCCCCGGATAGCCCAGCGAGATCCGGGTCATGAACCGGTCGCGCTGTGCCTCAGGCAGCGGGAACGTACCCGCCATGTCCTGCGGGTTCTGGGTGGCCACGACCACGAACAGGTCAGGCAGAGCGTGGGTGACCCCGTCGACGGTGACACTGCGCTCCGCCATCGCCTCCAACATGGCGGACTGGGTGCGTGGCGTTGCCCGGTTGATCTCGTCGGCGACGATGACATTGGTGAACACCGGGCCGGGGTGGAAGCGGAAGGCATGGGCGTCCTCGTCATAGACGGTGACACCGGTGACGTCGGTGGGCAGCATGTCCGAGGTGAACTGGATACGCCGGACCCCTGCGCCCACCGAACCGGCTAGTGCGGTGGCCAGCGTCGTCTTGCCGACGCCGGGAACGTCCTCGAAGAGCATGTGGCCGCCGGCGAGCATGGTGGTCACCGCGGCGTCGATCGCCGCAGACTTGCCGCGCAGGACCTGGGAGAGACTGGTGTGCAGCGTCGCGGCGAGATCCCGGACCCGGGCGATGTCAGTAGTCGTCATCGGCGATCAACTGCCACGGTAAGTGGAGTAGCCGAACGGGTTGAGCAGCAGCGGAATATGCAGGTGCGTCGGAGCTGCCGGATTCACCGCCGGATCCTCGACGGTGAAGGTGATATCCACCCACGGGTAGAGGGTGTCAGTGTCCTGCGCGGCAAGGAAGGCACCGGTGTGGAACCGCAGCCGGTAGGTGCCCGGCTCCGGAGAGAGGGCGAAACGGTGGCGTCCGTCGGCGTCGGTCGTGGCGGACTCCAGCACCGTCGGCACAGCGCTGATCTCCGCTCCGGCCCCGTCGACGGCGAGGGACACCAGCTCGACCAGCAGCCCTTCAGCGGGCAACCCGGTGGTGGTGTTGAGACAGTGGGTGGACAGGCTCATCATCGTTCTCCTGGAGTTCAGTCGGTCAGTTCACGGCGCCGCGCAGGCGCAGCTGGTTGATGGCGTCGAGCTGGCCGATGCTGAACTGCCATTCCTCCGCCGGATCGACGGTCAGTCGACGCTCCAGCTCGGCACGGATCTCGGCGCTCGACCGACCGGCGGCGCGGATGAGGAAGTTCCAGCCGAAGTGCTCACGGTAGGTCGGCTGCAGCGCGCGCACCGCATCCAGGTCGGCGGACTCGGTCGCCCCGGCCTGTTCAGACGCAGACCGGGACCCGGCAGCCACCGTCCCGCCAATCGGCGGGTGGGCGTTGACCGCCTCGAGGACCTCGGCGTCACTCTGCTCCGCCAGCAGGGAGGACGCCGCGGCGCACAGATCGTCGACCGAGGCGAAGGGGCGGGCGTCCGCCACGGCGGCAGCCAACGGTGCCGAACCGAAGAGGCTCTCCAGTTCCGCCACGACCGCATCCGCCGCGGCGGCGTTGAGTTCGTCGAGTGTCATGGAGGCAATGGTAATCAGTCGACGGATACTCCGTCGGCTGTGGCCCCGTTGACGGCGCCGTTGATGACCACCTGGTGGACCGTGCGGTCATCCCCAAGGATCATCACCGCGAACAACAGCTCCTCGGTGGAGTCGCACTGCTGCGCCCGGTACGCGAGGGTCGGCGAGGTCGACGGGTCGAGGACGACGAGGTCGGCGTCCTTCCCCGGCTCCAGACTGCCGGCCCGGGCGTCCACGCCGAGGGCACGCGCCCCGCCGAGCGTGGAGTAGTACAACAGCTCCGCGGCGGACAGCGGGGCGCCCGACAGCCGGGAGATCTTGTACGCCTCCCCCGCCGTCACCAGCGGCGACAGGGAGGTACCGGCACCGATGTCGGACCCGAAGCCGATCCGGACACCCGGCGCGGTCGCCAGGGAGGAGGCCAGCGGGAACAGCCCGGACCCGAGGAACTCATTGGAGGTCGGGCAGTGCGCCAGGGACGCCCCCGCCTCACCCAGCCGGACCAGCTCCCGGTCGGTGAGGTGCAGGGCATGGCCGAAGACGCCACGCTCACGGACCAGCCCGACCCGGTCGTAGACGTCGGTGTAGTCGCGGGCGGCGGGGAACAGCTCATGCACCCAGTCAATCTCCGCGTGGTTCTCCGAGAGGTGGGTCTGGATGACAACGTCGGGGTGGTCGGCGGCGAGTTCGCCGAGGGCGGCGAGCTGTGCGTCCGAGGAGGTCGGAGCGAACCGCGGAGTGATCGCGTACTCCAGCCGGTCGACCCCGTGCCACCGGTTGAGCAGGTCCGCGCTCTGTGCGACGGCGGTCTCCGGGGTGTCCAGCAGTTCGGCCGGGGCGTTGCGGTCCATGCACATCTTGCCGGTGATGATCCGCAGGCCCCGGGCCCGGGCGGCGGTGAACAGGGCGTCCACGCTGTGGGCGTGGACGGTGGAGAACACCAGTGCGGTGGTCACACCGTGGGTGACGAGCTGGCCGGTGAACTCCTCGGCAACGGCCGTGGCGTGGGCGAGGTCAGCGAACCGGGCCTCGGCAGGGAAGGTGTACTTCTCCAGCCAGTCCAGTAGCTGCTCGCCGGGCGAGGCGATCATCCCGGTCTGCGGGTAGTGCACGTGGCAGTCGACGAGGCCGGGGATGATGAGCCGGTCACCGTGGTCGGTGACCGTGGCCTCCGGGAACTGTTCGGTCAGGGCGGACGCCTCCCCCACCGCGGTGATGGTGGTACCCTCGACGGCGACGGCACCGTGGGGCAGGTCGAGAAGCGCGGTGGGGTCGGGGGTCACGCCGGATTTCGGTGTGAGGACATGCCCGAGGTGGATGTGCATGTGGCTACTCCTGTGGGGTCAGAGGTCGAGGGTGAGCGACGGGGTCAGTGAACGGGAACAGCACAGGGTGATCTGCGTATTCGACGCATGCTCGGTCGGGGACTGGACGTCGTCGCGGTGGTCCGGCACACCGTCGACCACGCCGGTGAGGCAGGCGCCGCACATCCCCGCCTCACAGGACAGTTCGATGTCCACACCATTGTCCGTCAGGACATCGGCGATGGACATGTCCTCCGGCACCGGGAACGTCGCTCCGGTGGACGCCAGGCGGACCTCGAAGGCACCGTCGGTAGCGGATGCCGCAGCGGACGCCGCAGACGGGGCGAAGCGTTCGACACGGACCGCCTCCTCCGGCCATCCGTCGGCCGCGGCCAGTTCGACCGCCCGGTCGATAAACCCGCCGGGGCCGCAGATATACAGCTGGTCCCCGGGGATGTACCCGGTGGGCAGCCCGGTGGCGGTACGCACCGAGTCCCCGTCGACGCTGAGATGCTCGACGGCACCGCTGACGTGGCCCCGCAGCGGCACGTCCTCAGCGGTCGAGGCATAGACGTGCAGTTCCCGGGGGCGGCCCACCGCATCGCAGGCAGCGGCCATCGCGGCCAGGGGGGTGATGCCGATACCGCCGGCGAGCAGGACGACGCGGCCGGGGGTGTCCTCCAACGGGAAGTGGTTGCGGGGACCGGTGATCTCCAGGATGTGCCCCACGCGGAGCTGTTCATGGATGACCGTGGAGCCGCCACGCCCGTCATGGTCATGCTTTACCGCGATGAACCAGCGGGTGGTGGCATCCGGTGCGGTGGGATCGCCGAGCAGCGAGTACTGGCGGATCACCGGGCCGAGGTGCAGATCCACATGGGCGCCGGCGGTGAACGCCGGGAAGGTCGCGTCCGGGTCGGCGGGGGCGAGCTCAATGAGCAGGACATCGGTACCTGCCCGGGACATGGATTCGACGACGGCGAGCATCGTCGGGGTATGGGTGGTGGTGCGGGTGGTGGTGCTGGTGCGAGTGGTCATGGCGTCCTCCCCCCTTAAGCCGTGAAGAACTGCGACAGGCCGAGTCCGCGCAGTGCACGGCGGTAGGCGATGGACGAACGGTCCGCGGGAATATGGACCTCCAGCATCGGGTCGAGCGGCAGATTCTCCGGCTTCTGTGCCTCCACCATCTCCCGGTCCTCATCGAAGACCTGGAGGTTGAAATCATAGACATCCTGCACCGGCTGGTCGGTGTCGAAGTTGCGGACGCGGGCGTCGAACAGACGGGTCTTCGTCGCCGAGACCGGGCTCGCCGCATTCATCATCGCCAGATGCGCCCCACCGGGGAAAGTCACGTCGAGGGTCGCGATGAAGGGGACGTGGAGCCGGAACCGTCGCAGCCACATGAAGCCCTCGGGGACGGCGTCCCAGACCTCCTGACTCGCATCGTGCGGGATATTCGGCATCGATGACCGGTAGTCGGCGATGAAGCCGTCGTCGGTGACTTCGGGGGTGTACTCGGGCACGACCGGGTTATCCGCCAGCGCGAACGACTTGTCATGCACGAAGGCGAAGTGGGCGACATCGAGGAAACCCTCGACCTGGCGCCCGGCAAAGGCCTCGACGTCGATACCGGGGCAGTTGATCTGCTGGTAGCCCTCCTCGTCCCAGTGCGGCACCGGAGGGATGTCGGTGGGGGTGTCGACGCCGGGCACGTCCCCGGGCTTCGCGGCGAGGTTCGTCCAGACCAGACCGTAGCGCTCGACGGCACCGTAGGCAGGCAGGTGCATCCGCTCGGGGATCTTCGCGGTGGGGTGGGCGGGGATCTCGGTGCAGCGTCCGGCCGCCCCGAAACGGAGGCCGTGGTAGGGGCACTTGATGCCCTTCCCGTCGTGCTGGTCCTCGCCGAGGCTGAGCATCATGCCACGGTGGGTGCACAGATTGTCGGCGACGGTGATCTCACCGTTGACGCGGTAGACGACGAGCTGCTTGTCGAGCAGGGTGACGCCGAACGGTCCTTCGGTGATCTCGGTGGAGTAGGCGACCGGGTACCAGAACCGGGCGATGATCTGCCAGTCGGCGGGATCGAAGGTGAGCTTGCGGGGCAACGGCAGATCGCCGTCGGCCGGAATGTACCCGGAGTCCGGAGCGGGGCG of Corynebacterium terpenotabidum Y-11 contains these proteins:
- a CDS encoding 2-oxo-4-hydroxy-4-carboxy-5-ureidoimidazoline decarboxylase — encoded protein: MTLDELNAAAADAVVAELESLFGSAPLAAAVADARPFASVDDLCAAASSLLAEQSDAEVLEAVNAHPPIGGTVAAGSRSASEQAGATESADLDAVRALQPTYREHFGWNFLIRAAGRSSAEIRAELERRLTVDPAEEWQFSIGQLDAINQLRLRGAVN
- the guaD gene encoding guanine deaminase, with product MHIHLGHVLTPKSGVTPDPTALLDLPHGAVAVEGTTITAVGEASALTEQFPEATVTDHGDRLIIPGLVDCHVHYPQTGMIASPGEQLLDWLEKYTFPAEARFADLAHATAVAEEFTGQLVTHGVTTALVFSTVHAHSVDALFTAARARGLRIITGKMCMDRNAPAELLDTPETAVAQSADLLNRWHGVDRLEYAITPRFAPTSSDAQLAALGELAADHPDVVIQTHLSENHAEIDWVHELFPAARDYTDVYDRVGLVRERGVFGHALHLTDRELVRLGEAGASLAHCPTSNEFLGSGLFPLASSLATAPGVRIGFGSDIGAGTSLSPLVTAGEAYKISRLSGAPLSAAELLYYSTLGGARALGVDARAGSLEPGKDADLVVLDPSTSPTLAYRAQQCDSTEELLFAVMILGDDRTVHQVVINGAVNGATADGVSVD
- a CDS encoding aromatic ring-hydroxylating oxygenase subunit alpha, yielding MSAPSVSTATAPTFQPDVSGVTGASTRRHRSVRNSNAGRPAPDSGYIPADGDLPLPRKLTFDPADWQIIARFWYPVAYSTEITEGPFGVTLLDKQLVVYRVNGEITVADNLCTHRGMMLSLGEDQHDGKGIKCPYHGLRFGAAGRCTEIPAHPTAKIPERMHLPAYGAVERYGLVWTNLAAKPGDVPGVDTPTDIPPVPHWDEEGYQQINCPGIDVEAFAGRQVEGFLDVAHFAFVHDKSFALADNPVVPEYTPEVTDDGFIADYRSSMPNIPHDASQEVWDAVPEGFMWLRRFRLHVPFIATLDVTFPGGAHLAMMNAASPVSATKTRLFDARVRNFDTDQPVQDVYDFNLQVFDEDREMVEAQKPENLPLDPMLEVHIPADRSSIAYRRALRGLGLSQFFTA
- a CDS encoding AAA family ATPase, with the protein product MTTTDIARVRDLAATLHTSLSQVLRGKSAAIDAAVTTMLAGGHMLFEDVPGVGKTTLATALAGSVGAGVRRIQFTSDMLPTDVTGVTVYDEDAHAFRFHPGPVFTNVIVADEINRATPRTQSAMLEAMAERSVTVDGVTHALPDLFVVVATQNPQDMAGTFPLPEAQRDRFMTRISLGYPGKDAEVEMVLSQGGRRPEDEIRPVVSVADVLAAQQVVRAVEVGDPVARYTVDIVAATRNHPDIALGASPRATLHLIRAARARAAVQGRPYVIPDDVAALASTVLPHRLTLAGRYRTVEDAYATAVQLVSGIVAATGLPGSR
- a CDS encoding DUF58 domain-containing protein is translated as MTFPVAAPVGLTARGWGFLIGAAVAGVAWQVLELQDLRYLMVLPAVMVVFSLVTVLSVAVLSRVQVTVRVPASTVTVGEPVVCPVVVSARWRVRVRLGWALDRQMGILDTVAATARSGLAETPVQFRPARRGVQWCGVATVEFPGPLGLARRRVQVMKGHEILVVPRALDDVPAEVPGPVARQAGAGVESGPVTATPSGSPAGSVRDFRYGDPVSQVHWKQSARLGKLLVNQYESAEIADAHVMLAAGAGEHPDAASFEIAVSATVTIADRLLEEGYRVILHCAGHPDSAVGPCTDEDAVREYLAVVGTVPDVGVDGGLDAGSAAGTVVVPEGGADVVVTGVFTDALADGLAATGFTGDLVTVSGGTVAVGTPQQVVQQVPQQVPQPVASRASGGRR
- the uraH gene encoding hydroxyisourate hydrolase; amino-acid sequence: MSLSTHCLNTTTGLPAEGLLVELVSLAVDGAGAEISAVPTVLESATTDADGRHRFALSPEPGTYRLRFHTGAFLAAQDTDTLYPWVDITFTVEDPAVNPAAPTHLHIPLLLNPFGYSTYRGS
- a CDS encoding transglutaminase family protein, whose translation is MTPRVLSRTRLLLSALLLALLSVVVLQSLTTVFAPGRWQWTLSLVSVVAVAAPPIATALLPPGRENLALATGNLAGIAAWALALVGNGRAGEWLTGPGTMFEAAAHTVNTAATPLPATGAVEDVLLTTGLLVAMAVGTVVAGIGAPFAAGGVLSLLLLVSPAATGVAVDRWPVLVAVVLLALLAWVATPRFSVGGLATAALATVATLLVVSAMPQHPDRAWNPAVVMSPVNSSVPDVMVTLAHDLQEQSSSRVFQYTVAEPGTYYFALATLAEFGDGRWLTEETADPDGLTVVDPRPGDLGTTQSVDITLDGLRSEWLPLPQGTQRVTVPEDVPVAGTSGDAGEGQDTETNNFDPSKWIWMRDSATAKADTAVTRDGDRYVVDAQPLLSTTLGNLDPATPSVDTSGTDVSPYLELPGQVPTSIADATGEALASVQADPADRLQVGYALEQWFQTAGFTYDGEMPYTPGDDPTDTYAVMEGLISQRHGFCVHFASTFAVMARSLGIPTRLAVGYGSDTGGGGSRSVAAKDLHAWPEILVDGRGWVAFEPTPGGPGGPGEGGEPLPAEAADAADAAEQTPEPPAPEEWSETPNEEQAAPETPTSEVPAPQDPETTEPTDVEDDAGRSALVTAALVALAVAGVLLILLSPAIVRFLLGRKRLRGIDSGDRPAQDAWTEFTATAVDLGVLPRTGGVPEARAQTPEALVEYLTGAGMLGDGAAGAASAAQGLASAVSAERFGGQDLTGVRDGLRTMLTTASDGLATGRTRWARIRAALLPASLFRRPGA
- a CDS encoding PDR/VanB family oxidoreductase codes for the protein MTTRTSTTTRTTTHTPTMLAVVESMSRAGTDVLLIELAPADPDATFPAFTAGAHVDLHLGPVIRQYSLLGDPTAPDATTRWFIAVKHDHDGRGGSTVIHEQLRVGHILEITGPRNHFPLEDTPGRVVLLAGGIGITPLAAMAAACDAVGRPRELHVYASTAEDVPLRGHVSGAVEHLSVDGDSVRTATGLPTGYIPGDQLYICGPGGFIDRAVELAAADGWPEEAVRVERFAPSAASAAASATDGAFEVRLASTGATFPVPEDMSIADVLTDNGVDIELSCEAGMCGACLTGVVDGVPDHRDDVQSPTEHASNTQITLCCSRSLTPSLTLDL